In Streptomyces sclerotialus, one genomic interval encodes:
- a CDS encoding class I SAM-dependent RNA methyltransferase produces MPQEPKNPQAGTERKSLVGEEYEVEVGPVAHGGHCIARTDEGQVLFVRHALPGERVIAKVTDGEEGARFLRTDAVRILSASKDRVEAPCPFSGPGRCGGCDWQHAKPGAQRRLKGEVIAEQLQRLAGLTPEEAGWDGTVVPAPGDKVPAGEVPSWRTRVQYAIDAEGRAGLRKHRSHEVQPIDRCLIAAPGVSELGIEKREWPGIATVEAIAATGSNDRQVILTPKPGGRLPLVELDKPVSVMRVGEKDKGVHRVHGRPFVRERAADRTWRVGNGGFWQVHPQAADLLVEAVMRGLMPKKGDMALDLYCGVGLFAGALADRVGDKGAVLGIESGKRAVEDARHNLADDDRVRIEHGKVDQILPRTGITDVDLVVLDPPRAGAGRKTVDHLASLTPRRIAYVACDPAALARDLSYFAAAGYVPKRLQAFDLFPMTHHVECVAILERAKRG; encoded by the coding sequence ATGCCGCAAGAACCGAAGAACCCGCAGGCCGGCACCGAGCGGAAGTCCCTGGTCGGCGAGGAGTACGAGGTCGAGGTCGGCCCCGTGGCGCACGGCGGCCACTGCATCGCCCGCACGGACGAGGGCCAGGTCCTCTTCGTACGCCACGCCCTCCCCGGCGAGCGCGTGATCGCCAAGGTCACCGACGGCGAGGAAGGCGCCCGCTTCCTCCGCACCGACGCGGTACGGATCCTGTCCGCCTCCAAGGACCGCGTCGAGGCCCCCTGCCCCTTCTCCGGCCCCGGCCGCTGCGGCGGCTGCGACTGGCAGCACGCCAAGCCGGGCGCCCAGCGCCGCCTCAAGGGCGAGGTCATCGCCGAACAGCTCCAGCGCCTCGCGGGCCTCACCCCCGAGGAGGCCGGCTGGGACGGCACGGTCGTACCGGCCCCCGGCGACAAGGTCCCCGCCGGCGAGGTCCCGTCCTGGCGCACCCGCGTCCAGTACGCCATCGACGCCGAGGGCCGCGCGGGCCTCCGCAAGCACCGCTCCCACGAGGTCCAGCCCATCGACCGCTGCCTGATCGCCGCCCCCGGCGTCTCGGAACTCGGCATCGAGAAGCGCGAGTGGCCGGGGATCGCCACCGTCGAGGCCATCGCCGCCACCGGCTCGAACGACCGCCAGGTCATCCTCACCCCGAAGCCCGGCGGCCGCCTCCCCCTCGTCGAACTCGACAAGCCGGTCTCGGTCATGCGCGTCGGCGAGAAGGACAAGGGCGTCCACCGCGTCCACGGCCGCCCCTTCGTCCGCGAACGCGCCGCCGACCGCACCTGGCGCGTCGGCAACGGCGGCTTCTGGCAGGTCCACCCGCAGGCCGCCGACCTCCTCGTCGAAGCGGTCATGCGCGGCCTGATGCCCAAGAAGGGCGACATGGCCCTGGACCTCTACTGCGGCGTCGGCCTCTTCGCGGGCGCGCTGGCCGACCGCGTCGGCGACAAGGGCGCCGTCCTCGGCATCGAGTCCGGCAAGCGCGCGGTGGAGGACGCCCGCCACAACCTCGCCGACGACGACCGCGTCCGCATCGAACACGGCAAGGTCGACCAGATCCTCCCCCGTACCGGCATCACCGACGTCGACCTCGTCGTCCTCGACCCGCCCCGCGCCGGCGCCGGCCGCAAGACCGTCGACCACCTCGCCTCCCTCACCCCCCGCCGCATCGCCTACGTCGCCTGCGACCCGGCCGCCCTGGCCCGCGACCTCTCCTACTTCGCCGCGGCCGGCTACGTCCCGAAGCGCCTCCAGGCCTTCGACCTGTTCCCGATGACGCACCATGTGGAGTGCGTGGCGATTCTGGAGCGGGCGAAGCGGGGATGA
- a CDS encoding NAD-binding protein: MVVCGDDSLAHRLAVELREVYRRRVTLVVPSVRDPHGPRVPEPARGGLGRASALFGRVTAAVGRTGTADGGRPADGTGGPDVPEDTGPLHVLQAPEPDDETLTEAGVEEAGALALVYDDDETNIHAALRARRMNPRLRLVIRLYNRRLGQHLEELLDQAAAVVWSDTSDIDASTTVLSDADTVAPALTATAVAGTSKVIEVDGLLLRAVEHTPGAAASPRADRSLATLALLSPSASDEEAQEGGPAPAPPPPGRHRHGGRHGHRHQAEDDGPTLLPDDAAAAAATGRATVALETVSYRGRRPPARRLNGRGAPLGSLFSPRLRWAVAGLVATVLTLAVLSMLLTGEQPMHAVYLSLLDLFAINEPALDDPMARKVLQLLSGVTGLLLLPVLVAAALEALGTFRNAASLRRPPRGLSGHVVLLGLGKVGTRVLSRLREMGVPVVCVEEDPEARGIPLARRLRVPTVLGDATEDGVLEAAGIARARTLLALTSEDSTNLEASLYARSVKPQLRVTLRLFDDRFATAVYRTLRAAHPTAVTRSRSVSFLAAPAFAGAMMGRQILGAIPVERRLLLVAHVDVRGQAELVGRKPEDVFRAGRLRVVAVNSGASPDPAEDPEAGPAHGGQDWEPARLLRDLPPGYVLRPQDRVVIAATREGLGELLGRRPYPAGHPPE, translated from the coding sequence ATGGTGGTGTGCGGCGACGACTCACTGGCCCACCGGCTCGCCGTCGAACTCCGCGAGGTCTACCGCCGGCGGGTCACCCTCGTCGTACCCTCCGTACGCGACCCGCACGGCCCCCGCGTCCCCGAACCGGCGCGCGGCGGGCTCGGCCGGGCGAGCGCGCTCTTCGGACGGGTGACCGCGGCCGTGGGCCGTACGGGCACGGCGGACGGCGGGAGACCCGCCGACGGTACGGGCGGGCCGGACGTTCCGGAGGACACCGGGCCGCTCCACGTACTGCAGGCGCCGGAGCCCGACGACGAGACGCTCACCGAAGCCGGGGTGGAGGAGGCCGGTGCGCTGGCCCTCGTCTACGACGACGACGAGACCAACATCCACGCCGCGCTGCGCGCCCGCCGCATGAACCCCCGGCTCCGGCTGGTCATCCGCCTCTACAACCGCCGCCTCGGACAGCACCTGGAGGAGCTGCTGGACCAGGCGGCCGCCGTGGTCTGGTCCGACACCTCCGACATCGACGCCTCCACCACCGTCCTCTCCGACGCCGACACGGTCGCGCCCGCGCTCACCGCCACCGCCGTGGCCGGCACCTCCAAGGTCATCGAGGTCGACGGACTGCTGCTGCGCGCAGTGGAGCACACCCCGGGCGCGGCGGCGTCGCCGCGCGCCGACCGCAGCCTGGCCACCCTCGCCCTGCTCTCCCCCTCCGCCTCGGACGAGGAGGCCCAGGAGGGCGGGCCCGCACCGGCCCCGCCCCCGCCGGGCCGGCACCGGCACGGCGGCCGCCACGGCCACCGGCACCAGGCCGAGGACGACGGGCCCACGCTGCTGCCGGACGACGCCGCGGCCGCGGCGGCCACCGGCCGGGCCACGGTCGCGCTGGAGACCGTCTCCTACCGCGGCCGCAGGCCACCCGCGCGCCGCCTCAACGGCCGCGGCGCCCCGCTCGGCTCGCTGTTCTCGCCGCGGCTGCGCTGGGCCGTCGCCGGCCTGGTCGCCACCGTGCTGACCCTGGCCGTCCTCTCCATGCTGCTCACCGGGGAGCAGCCGATGCATGCCGTCTACCTCTCCCTCCTCGACCTCTTCGCGATCAACGAACCCGCGCTCGACGACCCCATGGCCCGCAAGGTGCTGCAACTGCTGTCCGGCGTCACCGGCCTGCTCCTGCTGCCGGTCCTGGTCGCCGCGGCCCTCGAAGCGCTCGGCACCTTCCGCAACGCCGCCTCGCTGCGCCGCCCGCCGCGCGGCCTCTCCGGGCACGTCGTCCTCCTCGGCCTCGGCAAGGTTGGCACCCGCGTCCTGTCCCGGCTGCGCGAGATGGGCGTCCCGGTCGTCTGCGTGGAGGAGGACCCCGAGGCACGGGGCATCCCGCTGGCCCGCCGGCTGCGGGTGCCGACCGTCCTGGGCGACGCCACCGAGGACGGCGTGCTGGAGGCGGCCGGTATCGCCCGCGCCCGTACCCTCCTCGCCCTGACCAGCGAGGACAGTACGAACCTGGAGGCGTCGCTGTACGCCAGGTCGGTCAAGCCGCAGCTGCGCGTGACGCTGCGCCTCTTCGACGACCGGTTCGCCACCGCCGTCTACCGCACCCTGCGCGCCGCCCACCCCACGGCCGTCACCCGCAGCCGCAGCGTCTCGTTCCTGGCGGCGCCCGCCTTCGCCGGCGCCATGATGGGCCGCCAGATACTCGGCGCCATCCCCGTCGAACGCCGGCTGCTGCTCGTCGCGCATGTGGACGTACGCGGCCAGGCCGAGCTGGTGGGCCGCAAGCCCGAGGACGTGTTCCGGGCCGGCCGGCTGCGCGTGGTGGCCGTGAACAGCGGCGCGTCCCCCGACCCGGCCGAGGACCCGGAGGCCGGGCCGGCCCACGGCGGCCAGGACTGGGAGCCCGCCCGGCTGCTCCGCGACCTGCCGCCCGGCTACGTCCTGCGGCCCCAGGACCGCGTGGTCATCGCCGCCACCCGCGAGGGGCTGGGGGAGCTGCTGGGGCGCCGGCCGTACCCCGCCGGGCACCCGCCGGAGTGA
- a CDS encoding acetoacetate decarboxylase family protein has protein sequence MTDRTGASDQRPGHPAPPWRARGTLWLSLFTAREALPLPADLAPLGSRHALAVLLVRYEEGTLRYDELAVGSPARRGRRVGVYCHRIWVDSAASLRGGRLLWGIPKEMARFTWDEGTVRIADDTGTLAALRVAPPVRGRLPVPYLPGNAFGRIGEDRTYLGGRLAGRLGTGRIGVLEWTGRLPELKRPEPRCTVTVSPARFFFPAGTRLGRAGSPGGPR, from the coding sequence ATGACCGACCGCACCGGCGCTTCGGACCAAAGGCCCGGCCATCCCGCGCCGCCCTGGCGGGCCCGCGGCACCCTGTGGCTCTCCCTCTTCACCGCGCGCGAGGCGCTGCCGCTCCCCGCCGACCTCGCGCCCCTCGGCAGCCGGCACGCGCTCGCCGTGCTGCTCGTGCGGTACGAGGAGGGGACGCTGCGGTACGACGAGCTCGCGGTCGGCTCCCCGGCCCGGCGCGGCCGGCGGGTGGGCGTGTACTGCCACCGCATCTGGGTGGACTCGGCGGCATCCCTGCGCGGCGGCCGCCTGCTGTGGGGCATCCCGAAGGAGATGGCCCGCTTCACCTGGGACGAGGGAACCGTACGCATCGCCGACGACACCGGGACGCTCGCGGCCCTCCGCGTGGCTCCGCCCGTCAGGGGGCGCCTCCCCGTGCCGTACCTGCCCGGCAACGCCTTCGGGCGGATCGGCGAGGACCGGACCTACCTCGGCGGGCGGCTCGCCGGCCGCCTGGGAACCGGCCGGATCGGCGTCCTGGAGTGGACCGGCCGGCTGCCGGAACTGAAGCGCCCGGAGCCCCGCTGCACGGTCACCGTCTCCCCCGCGCGCTTCTTCTTCCCGGCGGGCACCCGGCTGGGCCGGGCCGGCAGCCCGGGCGGGCCCCGCTGA
- a CDS encoding DUF4232 domain-containing protein, which produces MRRVTVRGRPARPAARTSPGDPADLAKDGVRITGMSGGGEAREAGTSVVSAEFEVTNPEVEPFTCTVDFALLAESGVVLGNAQQTVRSVRPSRTVRRTVRIDTGPPDASDRVRVRIEQVRRVPSAEVPAEAGTCPPSGVRITADDGEAAMGLRVVGLRLENCGTRPYRLDGSPELALLDEERDPAPGGGIATVTGIDAPPRPVSL; this is translated from the coding sequence GTGCGCCGGGTGACGGTCCGCGGCAGGCCGGCGCGGCCGGCGGCCCGGACGTCCCCCGGCGACCCCGCCGACCTGGCGAAGGACGGCGTCCGGATCACCGGCATGAGCGGCGGTGGAGAAGCCCGCGAGGCGGGGACGTCCGTGGTCTCCGCCGAGTTCGAGGTCACCAACCCCGAGGTCGAGCCCTTCACGTGCACGGTCGACTTCGCGCTGCTGGCCGAGTCCGGAGTGGTGCTGGGCAATGCGCAGCAGACGGTGCGCTCCGTGCGCCCCAGCCGGACCGTACGGCGTACCGTCCGCATCGACACCGGGCCGCCGGATGCGTCCGATCGGGTACGCGTGCGGATCGAGCAGGTCAGGCGCGTCCCCTCGGCCGAGGTGCCGGCCGAGGCGGGGACCTGTCCGCCGTCCGGGGTACGGATCACGGCCGACGACGGCGAAGCGGCCATGGGGCTCCGGGTCGTAGGGCTGCGCCTGGAGAACTGCGGGACGCGACCGTACCGCCTCGACGGCTCCCCGGAGCTCGCCCTGCTCGACGAGGAGAGGGACCCGGCCCCCGGCGGCGGTATCGCCACCGTGACCGGCATCGACGCCCCGCCCCGGCCGGTGAGCCTGTAG
- a CDS encoding AAA family ATPase gives MINHIKLINFKAFRRLELPLGPLTLLTGLNSSGKSSVLQALGLLRQSYETQMLIRTKRAGGGLLLNGDLVDLGTAQDVLHEDFGPVEELPAVDEPLVGFVIEEDGEQRTWAAAYDIRHPDRDVMPLAERSVRSHLAEQPFQYLHADRITPAVTYPRSHQIAIARGFLGVRGEHTVNYLRHHTEQDVPTEVPDGPLRHRGATSPQLLDQTIAWMQELCPGVNIETDPVEGTDSVRLSYGFGGTAGINATRRRRPTHVGFGLTYALPIVVACLTATPESLILLENPEAHLHPRGQSRMAALLSAAAATGAQLIVETHSDHVLNGVRVAVKRGALQPHDAVVHYFRGNGAGTEVVTPRIDRDGMLEQWPEGFFDEWENSLDQLLD, from the coding sequence GTGATCAATCACATCAAGCTGATCAACTTCAAGGCGTTCCGGCGTCTGGAACTTCCCCTCGGCCCGCTGACCCTCCTCACCGGTCTCAATTCCTCGGGCAAGAGCAGCGTTCTGCAGGCACTGGGGTTGCTGCGGCAGTCGTACGAGACCCAGATGCTCATCCGGACCAAACGCGCCGGAGGCGGGTTGCTGCTCAACGGCGATCTCGTGGACCTGGGCACCGCGCAAGACGTCCTGCACGAAGACTTCGGCCCCGTGGAAGAACTCCCCGCCGTCGACGAGCCGCTCGTCGGCTTCGTCATCGAGGAGGACGGCGAGCAACGCACGTGGGCCGCCGCATACGACATTCGTCATCCGGACCGGGACGTCATGCCCCTGGCGGAGAGGTCGGTCCGCTCGCATCTGGCCGAGCAGCCGTTTCAGTACCTGCACGCCGACCGCATCACCCCGGCGGTGACCTACCCGCGCTCCCACCAGATCGCCATCGCGCGCGGGTTCCTCGGCGTGCGAGGCGAGCACACCGTCAACTACCTACGCCACCACACGGAGCAGGACGTGCCCACGGAAGTGCCGGACGGTCCGCTCCGGCATCGCGGTGCCACGTCTCCCCAGCTCCTGGACCAGACGATCGCCTGGATGCAGGAGCTGTGTCCGGGGGTCAACATTGAGACAGACCCCGTCGAAGGCACCGACTCGGTCCGTCTCTCCTACGGCTTCGGCGGCACCGCCGGCATCAACGCCACCCGCCGCCGCCGGCCCACCCACGTGGGCTTCGGTCTGACCTATGCGCTGCCCATCGTCGTCGCCTGCCTCACCGCGACGCCCGAGAGCCTGATTCTGCTGGAGAACCCTGAGGCCCACTTGCACCCGAGGGGGCAGAGCAGGATGGCCGCTTTGCTCTCCGCGGCCGCCGCCACCGGTGCCCAGCTGATCGTCGAGACGCACAGCGACCACGTGCTGAACGGCGTCCGCGTCGCCGTGAAACGCGGCGCTCTTCAGCCGCATGACGCAGTCGTGCACTACTTCCGTGGCAATGGGGCGGGCACCGAGGTCGTCACCCCCCGCATCGACAGGGACGGCATGCTCGAACAATGGCCAGAGGGCTTCTTCGACGAGTGGGAGAACTCGCTCGACCAGCTGCTGGACTGA
- a CDS encoding APC family permease: MSKLTDVPKRILIGRALRSDKLGETLLPKRIALPVFASDPLSSVAYAPGEVLLVLSVAGVSAYHFSPWIALAVVVLMFTVVASYRQNVHAYPSGGGDYEVANTNLGPKAGLTVASALLVDYVLTVAVSISSGVENLGSAIPFVVEHKTLCAITMIVLLTLMNLRGVKESGKLFAIPTYIFVVGVFAMIIWGAFRGVILGDSMKAPTADYTIHAEQGGLAGFALVFLLLRAFSSGCAALTGVEAISNGVPAFRKPKSRNAATTLALMGGLAVTMFCGIIVLAMVTGVKMAEKPATDLLHNGHPVGSGYTQNPVISQVAAAVFGDGTLPFIILAAATALVLFLAANTAYNGFPLLGSILAQDRYLPRQLHTRGDRLAFSNGIVLLAGAAVILVYIYGADSTRLIQLYIVGVFVSFTLSQIGMVRHWNRHLTTEKEPAKRRRMHRSRAINAFGATFTGLVLVVVLVTKFSHGAWVALLGMVIFYVTMTAIRKHYDRVAEEIAAADSPDDEVARPSRVHSIVLVSKVHKPTLRALNYAKLMRSDSLEAVSVDVDQAETRALREEWERRGIEVPLKVLASPYREITRPFIEYVKSLRKESPRDAVSVFIPEYVVGHWYEHLLHNQSALRLKGRLLFTPGVMVTSVPWQLDSSEAAKVRARKRAEWNAPGSVRRGPVAQPKKEKAATKK, translated from the coding sequence GTGTCCAAACTGACCGACGTGCCCAAACGCATCTTGATCGGGCGCGCACTGCGCAGCGACAAGCTGGGAGAGACCCTTCTCCCGAAGCGCATCGCACTCCCCGTCTTCGCCTCCGACCCGCTCTCCTCCGTGGCGTACGCGCCCGGGGAGGTGCTGCTCGTCCTGTCCGTGGCAGGCGTGTCCGCGTACCACTTCAGCCCGTGGATCGCGCTCGCCGTCGTGGTGCTGATGTTCACGGTCGTGGCGTCGTACCGGCAGAACGTGCACGCGTACCCGAGCGGCGGCGGCGACTACGAGGTGGCCAACACCAACCTCGGCCCCAAGGCGGGGCTCACCGTGGCCAGTGCGCTGTTGGTCGACTACGTCCTCACCGTCGCCGTCTCCATCTCCTCCGGAGTGGAGAACCTGGGGTCGGCGATCCCCTTCGTGGTCGAGCACAAGACGCTCTGCGCCATCACGATGATCGTCCTGCTGACCCTGATGAACCTGCGTGGTGTGAAGGAGTCCGGCAAGCTCTTCGCCATCCCGACGTACATCTTCGTCGTCGGCGTCTTCGCCATGATCATCTGGGGCGCCTTCCGCGGCGTGATCCTCGGCGACTCCATGAAGGCCCCCACCGCCGACTACACCATCCACGCCGAGCAGGGCGGCCTCGCGGGCTTCGCGCTGGTCTTCCTCCTGCTGCGCGCGTTCTCCTCCGGCTGTGCGGCGCTCACCGGCGTCGAGGCGATCTCCAACGGCGTGCCCGCCTTCCGCAAGCCGAAGTCGCGGAACGCCGCCACGACGCTGGCGCTCATGGGCGGCCTGGCCGTCACCATGTTCTGCGGCATCATCGTGCTGGCCATGGTCACCGGCGTGAAGATGGCCGAGAAGCCCGCCACCGACCTGCTGCACAACGGACACCCGGTCGGCTCCGGCTACACCCAGAACCCGGTGATCTCGCAGGTCGCGGCCGCCGTCTTCGGCGACGGCACGCTGCCCTTCATCATCCTGGCCGCCGCCACCGCACTGGTCCTCTTCCTCGCCGCGAACACCGCCTACAACGGCTTCCCGCTGCTCGGCTCGATCCTCGCGCAGGACCGCTACCTGCCGCGCCAGCTGCACACCCGCGGCGACCGGCTCGCGTTCTCCAACGGCATCGTGCTGCTCGCCGGCGCCGCGGTGATACTCGTCTACATCTACGGTGCCGACTCCACGCGCCTGATCCAGCTCTACATCGTGGGCGTCTTCGTCTCCTTCACGCTCAGCCAGATCGGCATGGTCCGGCACTGGAACCGCCACCTGACCACGGAGAAGGAGCCGGCCAAGCGCCGCCGGATGCACCGCTCCCGCGCGATCAACGCGTTCGGCGCCACCTTCACCGGCCTCGTCCTGGTCGTCGTCCTGGTGACGAAGTTCAGCCACGGCGCCTGGGTCGCCCTGCTCGGCATGGTCATCTTCTACGTGACGATGACCGCGATCCGTAAGCACTACGACCGGGTCGCCGAGGAGATCGCCGCGGCCGACTCGCCCGACGACGAGGTCGCCCGCCCCTCCCGCGTGCACTCCATCGTCCTGGTCTCCAAGGTCCACAAGCCGACCCTGCGTGCCCTGAACTACGCCAAGCTGATGCGCTCCGACTCCCTCGAAGCGGTCAGTGTGGACGTCGACCAGGCCGAGACCAGGGCGCTGCGCGAGGAGTGGGAGCGCCGCGGCATCGAGGTCCCGCTGAAGGTCCTGGCCTCCCCCTACCGGGAGATCACCCGCCCCTTCATCGAGTACGTGAAGTCGCTGCGCAAGGAGAGCCCGCGCGACGCGGTCTCCGTCTTCATCCCGGAGTACGTCGTCGGCCACTGGTACGAGCATCTGCTGCACAACCAGTCCGCGCTGCGCCTGAAGGGCCGGCTGCTCTTCACCCCGGGCGTGATGGTCACCTCCGTCCCCTGGCAGCTGGACTCCTCCGAGGCCGCCAAGGTCCGCGCCCGCAAGCGCGCCGAGTGGAACGCGCCCGGCTCGGTCCGCCGCGGCCCGGTCGCCCAGCCGAAGAAGGAGAAGGCGGCCACGAAGAAGTAG
- a CDS encoding PucR family transcriptional regulator yields the protein MERGAAEPHGLGRYADLLGEVSRTGRLPRREELDALRELGEQAAEDGVGLRELIGRYLAETRRLWGTLPGVARAAGAVERARTGDALLAAVEAAVAALGEGHERAQRLAVRQEEAARREFVDDLLYGRSDLGRLAERAERFGLRLAGEHAVAVAEGPERFDDLHPVARRVERELLGRFGDRDVLVATKDGRLVCVAPGGRDGALDAFATYARTEGPGGRAAQRVALGRPHAGAGGVVTSYEEALGALELAVQLELADPVLYAADLLVFPVLLRDRAAMADLVRSVLGPLTEGRGGARPLLETIWACAATAYVNAEAARRLQVSVRTLSYRLARIKELTGYDPADGLQRYTLETAAMGARVLGWPDRPL from the coding sequence GTGGAGCGCGGCGCAGCGGAACCGCACGGCCTCGGCAGGTACGCCGACCTCCTCGGCGAGGTGTCGCGGACCGGGCGGCTGCCCCGCCGCGAGGAGCTGGACGCCCTGCGTGAGCTGGGGGAACAGGCCGCCGAGGACGGCGTGGGTCTGCGCGAGCTGATCGGCCGCTACCTGGCGGAGACCCGCAGGCTGTGGGGCACGCTGCCCGGCGTGGCGCGGGCCGCCGGGGCCGTCGAGCGGGCCCGTACGGGCGACGCGCTGCTCGCGGCCGTCGAGGCGGCGGTCGCCGCGCTCGGCGAGGGCCATGAGCGGGCGCAGCGCCTCGCGGTCCGGCAGGAGGAGGCAGCCCGCCGCGAATTCGTCGACGACCTGCTCTACGGGCGCAGCGACCTGGGCCGCCTCGCCGAACGGGCCGAGCGCTTCGGGCTGCGGCTGGCGGGGGAGCACGCGGTGGCCGTCGCCGAGGGCCCGGAGCGCTTCGACGACCTGCACCCGGTGGCCCGGCGCGTGGAGCGCGAGCTGCTCGGCCGCTTCGGCGACCGGGACGTGCTGGTCGCCACCAAGGACGGGCGGCTGGTGTGCGTGGCGCCGGGCGGCCGGGACGGCGCCCTGGACGCCTTCGCGACGTACGCGCGTACCGAAGGCCCCGGCGGGCGCGCCGCGCAGCGGGTCGCGCTCGGCCGGCCGCACGCCGGCGCAGGCGGCGTGGTCACCTCGTACGAAGAGGCACTGGGCGCACTGGAGCTCGCGGTCCAGCTGGAGCTGGCAGACCCCGTGCTGTACGCGGCCGACCTGCTGGTCTTCCCCGTCCTGCTGCGGGACCGGGCCGCCATGGCCGACCTCGTGCGCAGCGTGCTGGGGCCGCTGACCGAGGGGCGCGGCGGCGCGCGGCCGCTGCTGGAGACGATCTGGGCCTGCGCGGCGACGGCGTACGTCAACGCCGAGGCGGCCCGCCGGCTCCAGGTCAGCGTGCGCACCCTCTCCTACCGGCTGGCCCGCATCAAGGAGCTGACCGGCTACGACCCGGCCGACGGACTGCAGCGCTACACGCTGGAGACGGCGGCGATGGGCGCGCGCGTACTGGGCTGGCCGGACCGGCCGCTGTGA
- a CDS encoding GmrSD restriction endonuclease domain-containing protein — MVALEESQGRTRGQRSVFERYQDAAADAGELDSSLFSVEVTADGRPTDIEREEAEEEVIEQITSPFDPEHIDIDTRTTTVDLLLSRLRNEMIDLAPDFQRKAGIWTDGKQSRLIESLLLRIPIPSFYAAEKKDGSWAIVDGIQRLTSIARFLEPQTVGADPLQLTGLEYLRNFDEAGFADLSGKLQIRLRETEVVVHVIRRGTPEPVMFNVFARINTGGEPLTRQEIRHALIPGRARTLLAELAETKEFQQATGYSVVGDRMADREMVLRFLAFRMTSLHAYKPGDFDAFLAEAMHQVNRLDSADEDRLRTEFVTAMLAAREIFGPHAFRKYRRNQQRKSPINKALFEAVAVNLASLGDNDREALRQADVLDAFAELMEDAEFERAISVGTGDARKVRKRFDAVRELFENALSEARRDTEQ, encoded by the coding sequence ATGGTGGCGCTGGAGGAGAGTCAGGGGCGTACGCGGGGCCAACGGTCGGTCTTCGAGCGGTATCAGGATGCGGCGGCCGACGCAGGGGAGCTTGATTCCTCTCTGTTCTCCGTGGAGGTCACCGCTGACGGTCGGCCGACCGACATCGAGCGTGAGGAGGCCGAGGAGGAGGTGATCGAGCAGATCACCTCTCCCTTCGATCCCGAGCACATCGACATCGACACCCGGACGACGACTGTCGATCTGCTGCTGTCCCGGCTGCGCAACGAGATGATCGACCTCGCCCCGGACTTCCAGCGCAAGGCGGGCATCTGGACCGATGGCAAGCAGAGCCGTCTCATCGAGTCACTGCTGCTGCGCATCCCCATCCCGTCTTTCTACGCCGCCGAAAAAAAGGACGGCAGTTGGGCCATCGTCGACGGTATCCAGCGCCTCACGTCCATCGCCCGATTCTTGGAGCCGCAGACGGTCGGCGCCGATCCACTGCAGCTGACGGGCCTGGAGTACCTGCGTAACTTCGATGAGGCTGGCTTCGCGGACCTCTCCGGGAAGCTCCAGATCAGACTGCGTGAGACGGAGGTCGTCGTTCACGTCATCCGACGTGGCACACCCGAGCCGGTGATGTTCAACGTCTTCGCGCGCATCAACACCGGAGGCGAACCCCTGACCCGGCAGGAGATTCGGCACGCGCTCATCCCGGGACGGGCCCGCACGCTCCTCGCGGAGCTCGCAGAGACCAAGGAGTTCCAGCAGGCCACCGGTTACAGCGTCGTCGGCGACCGGATGGCCGACCGGGAGATGGTCCTCCGCTTCCTGGCTTTCCGGATGACTTCCCTCCATGCATACAAGCCCGGTGACTTCGACGCGTTCCTCGCCGAGGCGATGCACCAAGTGAACCGTCTCGACAGCGCGGACGAGGACCGGCTGCGGACCGAGTTCGTCACGGCGATGCTCGCGGCCAGGGAGATTTTCGGTCCCCACGCCTTCCGGAAGTACCGCCGAAACCAACAGCGCAAGTCACCCATCAACAAAGCGCTCTTCGAGGCGGTCGCCGTCAATCTCGCGAGCCTCGGCGACAACGATCGTGAGGCGCTGCGGCAGGCCGACGTCCTCGACGCCTTCGCGGAGCTCATGGAGGACGCGGAGTTCGAGCGTGCCATCTCTGTGGGCACTGGAGACGCCAGGAAGGTGCGCAAGCGGTTCGACGCCGTCAGGGAACTGTTCGAGAATGCGCTCAGCGAGGCACGGAGAGACACCGAGCAGTGA